Proteins from one Rosa chinensis cultivar Old Blush chromosome 7, RchiOBHm-V2, whole genome shotgun sequence genomic window:
- the LOC112178289 gene encoding acyl-CoA 5-desaturase AL21 isoform X2 yields the protein MARLLWVVQKPVYFLGRQWNGVDIASVFTLTAIHLLALLAPFYFTWSAFWLAVVLYYVTGVGITLSFHRNLAHKSFKIPKWLEYFFAYCAVHSLQGSPLEWVSSHRSHHQFTDTPSDPHTPLKGFWFSHIGWIFDFRKRFGSYDGRLYNVGDLKKQSYYKFLHYTYPYHCIACGVVLYRIGGMPYLVWALAVRTVFFSM from the exons ATGGCAAGGCTACTTTGGGTGGTGCAGAAGCCGGTATATTTTCTGGGGAGGCAATGGAACGGTGTCGACATAGCTAGTGTTTTCACCCTTACTGCTATACATCTCCTTGCTCTTCTGGCTCCATTTTACTTCACTTGGTCTGCATTTTGGTTGGCGGTAGTACTCTACTATGTCACCGGTGTGGGAATAACTCTATCTTTCCATAGAAATCTCGCCCACAAAAGCTTCAAGATTCCCAAATGGCTCGAATACTTTTTCGCCTATTGCGCCGTTCATTCACTTCAG GGAAGTCCTCTTGAATGGGTTAGCTCGCACAGGAGTCACCACCAGTTTACGGACACCCCGAGCGACCCTCATACCCCTCTTAAGGGTTTTTGGTTTAGTCACATTGGTTGGATCTTTGATTTTCGCAAACGTTTTGGAAGT TATGATGGACGGCTATACAATGTTGGAGATTTGAAAAAACAAAGCTACTATAAGTTTCTTCACTACACGTACCCTTATCACTGTATTGCTTGTGGAGTTGTACTCTATCGGATAGGAGGAATGCCCTATTTAGTTTGGGCACTG GCTGTGAGAACAGTATTTTTCTCCATGTAA
- the LOC112178289 gene encoding delta-9 acyl-lipid desaturase 1 isoform X1, with amino-acid sequence MARLLWVVQKPVYFLGRQWNGVDIASVFTLTAIHLLALLAPFYFTWSAFWLAVVLYYVTGVGITLSFHRNLAHKSFKIPKWLEYFFAYCAVHSLQGSPLEWVSSHRSHHQFTDTPSDPHTPLKGFWFSHIGWIFDFRKRFGSYDGRLYNVGDLKKQSYYKFLHYTYPYHCIACGVVLYRIGGMPYLVWALVIWIASSWRRLAQ; translated from the exons ATGGCAAGGCTACTTTGGGTGGTGCAGAAGCCGGTATATTTTCTGGGGAGGCAATGGAACGGTGTCGACATAGCTAGTGTTTTCACCCTTACTGCTATACATCTCCTTGCTCTTCTGGCTCCATTTTACTTCACTTGGTCTGCATTTTGGTTGGCGGTAGTACTCTACTATGTCACCGGTGTGGGAATAACTCTATCTTTCCATAGAAATCTCGCCCACAAAAGCTTCAAGATTCCCAAATGGCTCGAATACTTTTTCGCCTATTGCGCCGTTCATTCACTTCAG GGAAGTCCTCTTGAATGGGTTAGCTCGCACAGGAGTCACCACCAGTTTACGGACACCCCGAGCGACCCTCATACCCCTCTTAAGGGTTTTTGGTTTAGTCACATTGGTTGGATCTTTGATTTTCGCAAACGTTTTGGAAGT TATGATGGACGGCTATACAATGTTGGAGATTTGAAAAAACAAAGCTACTATAAGTTTCTTCACTACACGTACCCTTATCACTGTATTGCTTGTGGAGTTGTACTCTATCGGATAGGAGGAATGCCCTATTTAGTTTGGGCACTG GTTATTTGGATTGCTAGCTCATGGAGAAGGTTGGCACAATAA